The Plodia interpunctella isolate USDA-ARS_2022_Savannah chromosome 11, ilPloInte3.2, whole genome shotgun sequence genome includes a window with the following:
- the glob1 gene encoding globin isoform X4 — translation MGGWFSYVWWGGDPDACDPISGLTKREIHAVQKSWAPVYANPVANGTELLKRFFRAYPNNKTYFKMLTNISEEQFSENIQFKAHVVNLMSSLNLAVKNLDQPEVVAALMVKIGDSHAKRHIKEQNFHELKDVIVKMYIEVLKLDATTLAAWGKAVDFWYKHIFVALNSSR, via the exons ATGGGGGGTTGGTTCAGCTACGTGTGGTGGGGTGGTGACCCGGACGCCTGTGACCCCATATCAGGGCTCACCAAGAGAGAGATCCACGCAGTCCAGAAGTCCTGGGCGCCGGTGTACGCCAATCCTGTTGCTAATGGAACTGAATTGTTAAAGAG ATTCTTCCGAGCATATCCAAATAACAAAACCTATTTCAAGATGTTAACCAACATTTCCGAGGAGCAGTTCTCGGAGAACATCCAGTTCAAGGCCCACGTAGTGAATCTCATGTCGTCTCTCAACCTAGCGGTGAAAAACCTCGACCAGCCTGAAGTAGTAGCCGCGCTGATGGTGAAGATTGGAGACTCGCACGCTAAAAGACATATCAAAGAACAAAACTTCCAC GAACTCAAGGATGTAATAGTAAAAATGTACATTGAAGTTCTAAAGCTGGACGCTACGACTCTTGCGGCGTGGGGGAAGGCAGTCGACTTTTGGTATAAACACATATTTGTCGCCCTCAACTCCTCGAGATAA
- the glob1 gene encoding globin isoform X2: MLLSIYLSSIFLLIVGILVLKRRKIGTKHTMGGWFSYVWWGGDPDACDPISGLTKREIHAVQKSWAPVYANPVANGTELLKRFFRAYPNNKTYFKMLTNISEEQFSENIQFKAHVVNLMSSLNLAVKNLDQPEVVAALMVKIGDSHAKRHIKEQNFHELKDVIVKMYIEVLKLDATTLAAWGKAVDFWYKHIFVALNSSR, translated from the exons ATGTTgctttctatttatttgtcgTCAATTTTCCTTTTGATTGTCGGAATATTAGTTTTGAAGAGGCGAAAGATTGGCACGAAG CACACAATGGGGGGTTGGTTCAGCTACGTGTGGTGGGGTGGTGACCCGGACGCCTGTGACCCCATATCAGGGCTCACCAAGAGAGAGATCCACGCAGTCCAGAAGTCCTGGGCGCCGGTGTACGCCAATCCTGTTGCTAATGGAACTGAATTGTTAAAGAG ATTCTTCCGAGCATATCCAAATAACAAAACCTATTTCAAGATGTTAACCAACATTTCCGAGGAGCAGTTCTCGGAGAACATCCAGTTCAAGGCCCACGTAGTGAATCTCATGTCGTCTCTCAACCTAGCGGTGAAAAACCTCGACCAGCCTGAAGTAGTAGCCGCGCTGATGGTGAAGATTGGAGACTCGCACGCTAAAAGACATATCAAAGAACAAAACTTCCAC GAACTCAAGGATGTAATAGTAAAAATGTACATTGAAGTTCTAAAGCTGGACGCTACGACTCTTGCGGCGTGGGGGAAGGCAGTCGACTTTTGGTATAAACACATATTTGTCGCCCTCAACTCCTCGAGATAA
- the glob1 gene encoding globin isoform X3 — MFRKSVYSVSNLKIKHTMGGWFSYVWWGGDPDACDPISGLTKREIHAVQKSWAPVYANPVANGTELLKRFFRAYPNNKTYFKMLTNISEEQFSENIQFKAHVVNLMSSLNLAVKNLDQPEVVAALMVKIGDSHAKRHIKEQNFHELKDVIVKMYIEVLKLDATTLAAWGKAVDFWYKHIFVALNSSR, encoded by the exons ATGTTTCGAAAATCTGTTTACTccgtttcaaatttaaaaataaag CACACAATGGGGGGTTGGTTCAGCTACGTGTGGTGGGGTGGTGACCCGGACGCCTGTGACCCCATATCAGGGCTCACCAAGAGAGAGATCCACGCAGTCCAGAAGTCCTGGGCGCCGGTGTACGCCAATCCTGTTGCTAATGGAACTGAATTGTTAAAGAG ATTCTTCCGAGCATATCCAAATAACAAAACCTATTTCAAGATGTTAACCAACATTTCCGAGGAGCAGTTCTCGGAGAACATCCAGTTCAAGGCCCACGTAGTGAATCTCATGTCGTCTCTCAACCTAGCGGTGAAAAACCTCGACCAGCCTGAAGTAGTAGCCGCGCTGATGGTGAAGATTGGAGACTCGCACGCTAAAAGACATATCAAAGAACAAAACTTCCAC GAACTCAAGGATGTAATAGTAAAAATGTACATTGAAGTTCTAAAGCTGGACGCTACGACTCTTGCGGCGTGGGGGAAGGCAGTCGACTTTTGGTATAAACACATATTTGTCGCCCTCAACTCCTCGAGATAA